Proteins co-encoded in one Bacteroidales bacterium genomic window:
- the elbB gene encoding isoprenoid biosynthesis glyoxalase ElbB: MKKFAVILAGCGVKDGSEIHEAVLALYAIKKLGADYSIFAPDVECKEVNHLTIQETNNVRNVLVESARIARGNIKNLSEFNEGDFDALVIPGGFGTMKNLCNYAYVGIDFAVNKDVEKTIMSMYNAGKPMGFMCISPLIAAKLIPGSILTIGNDKDTAEVIEELGSEHIVTESGEVCIDRDNNIFTTACYMLDVDISQIGIGAQNLIEAMLESL, translated from the coding sequence ATGAAGAAATTTGCAGTAATACTTGCAGGTTGCGGAGTAAAAGACGGTTCTGAGATTCATGAGGCTGTTCTTGCTTTATATGCTATAAAAAAACTTGGTGCCGATTATTCGATTTTTGCACCTGATGTAGAATGCAAAGAAGTAAATCACCTGACTATTCAGGAGACAAATAATGTGAGAAATGTACTTGTTGAATCTGCACGAATAGCACGTGGAAATATTAAAAATCTTTCCGAATTTAATGAAGGAGATTTCGATGCTTTAGTTATTCCGGGCGGTTTCGGGACTATGAAAAATCTTTGCAATTATGCCTATGTCGGAATAGATTTCGCAGTAAACAAAGACGTAGAGAAAACAATAATGAGCATGTATAATGCCGGAAAACCTATGGGCTTTATGTGTATCTCTCCTTTAATTGCAGCTAAATTAATTCCCGGAAGTATTTTAACAATAGGGAATGATAAGGATACTGCTGAGGTTATAGAAGAACTTGGCAGTGAGCACATAGTTACAGAAAGCGGCGAGGTTTGTATCGACCGTGACAACAATATTTTTACCACAGCTTGTTACATGCTTGATGTTGATATTTCACAAATAGGAATCGGTGCGCAAAATTTAATTGAAGCAATGCTTGAGAGTTTGTAA
- the kbl gene encoding glycine C-acetyltransferase, whose protein sequence is MYKDFKNFLQTEIEEIKNAGLYKNERVIVSPQGAVIKLENGKEVLNFCANNYLGLANNKQLINAAKDALDTHGYGMASVRFICGTSDLHKKLETKIAEFFGTEDTILYAACFDANGGVFEPLLSEEDAIISDALNHASIIDGVRLCKAQRYRYANADMQDLEKQLQEAQKNRFRLIVTDGVFSMDGNVAPLDKILELAEKYNSMVMVDESHSAGVVGDTGRGVTELFNKRGEVEIITGTLGKAFGGAIGGFTTGKKEVIELLRQRSRPYLFSNSIPPLVAAAGVKMVEMMSSTNELQDKLHFNTKYFIEKMSKLGFDIKPTQSAICAVMLYDAKLSQNFAAALQEEGIYVTGFYYPVVPKDAARIRVQLSAAHEVEHLDKAIAAFEKIGKKLNVLK, encoded by the coding sequence ATGTATAAAGATTTTAAAAATTTTTTACAGACTGAAATAGAGGAAATTAAAAACGCTGGTCTGTATAAAAATGAAAGAGTTATAGTGTCACCGCAAGGGGCAGTGATAAAATTAGAAAATGGAAAAGAGGTGCTTAATTTTTGTGCGAATAACTATTTAGGCCTTGCTAATAATAAACAACTTATTAATGCTGCAAAGGATGCTTTAGACACTCATGGTTACGGTATGGCATCTGTTCGTTTTATTTGCGGAACATCGGATTTGCACAAAAAATTAGAAACAAAAATTGCCGAATTTTTCGGAACTGAAGATACCATTCTTTACGCAGCATGTTTTGATGCTAATGGCGGAGTTTTTGAACCCTTATTAAGTGAAGAAGATGCAATTATTTCCGATGCATTAAATCATGCCTCAATAATTGATGGAGTTCGTTTGTGTAAAGCGCAGAGATATAGATATGCTAATGCTGATATGCAAGATCTTGAAAAACAATTGCAAGAAGCTCAAAAGAATCGATTCAGATTAATTGTTACTGACGGTGTATTTTCAATGGATGGAAATGTAGCTCCTTTGGATAAAATTCTTGAGCTTGCCGAGAAATATAATTCAATGGTAATGGTAGATGAATCTCACTCTGCGGGTGTTGTTGGTGATACGGGGAGAGGTGTTACGGAACTTTTTAACAAAAGAGGTGAAGTTGAAATCATTACAGGTACTTTAGGTAAAGCTTTTGGTGGTGCAATAGGTGGGTTTACAACTGGTAAAAAGGAAGTCATCGAACTGTTACGTCAACGTTCGAGGCCTTATTTGTTTTCAAATTCTATTCCGCCATTGGTTGCAGCGGCCGGTGTTAAAATGGTAGAAATGATGAGTAGTACTAATGAACTTCAAGATAAATTACATTTCAATACGAAATATTTTATTGAAAAAATGAGTAAGCTTGGCTTTGATATTAAACCGACTCAGTCTGCAATTTGTGCCGTTATGTTATACGATGCGAAATTATCTCAGAACTTTGCAGCCGCATTACAAGAAGAAGGTATATATGTTACAGGATTTTATTATCCGGTTGTCCCTAAGGACGCTGCGAGAATAAGAGTTCAATTGTCGGCTGCACACGAAGTTGAACACCTTGACAAAGCGATTGCCGCTTTCGAGAAAATAGGTAAAAAGTTAAATGTATTAAAATAG